One Streptomyces sp. NBC_00554 DNA segment encodes these proteins:
- a CDS encoding glycoside hydrolase family 6 protein — MRWNPLLRTALICLLALPLSFAAAGPAAAASPISLTSGFYSNPDSGPAVWVRNNPADARAARIQSAIASQPIARWFAGESGGIGPAVANYVGAADSHDKLPVLVAYNIPLRDACGGHSSGGAGSVAEYRTWVSTFAAAVGDRPAVVVIEPDALSDFSCLTSTQISDRIAMLAYASQMFQQKAPNTWAYLDAGHTNWVAPATMASRLNSAGVRNIRGYSLNVSNFYTTASSETYGNSINSALGGGSHFVVDTSRNGNGSNGEWCNPAGRKLGVTARVGGGEDLLLWVKTPGNSDGECGIAPTVPAGQFSPAIAVRLIDGT, encoded by the coding sequence ATGCGCTGGAACCCCCTGCTCCGAACCGCCCTGATCTGTCTGCTCGCCCTACCGCTGTCGTTCGCGGCGGCCGGTCCGGCAGCCGCCGCCAGCCCGATATCCCTGACCAGCGGCTTCTACTCCAACCCCGACTCCGGCCCGGCCGTCTGGGTCCGGAACAACCCCGCCGACGCACGGGCCGCGCGCATCCAGTCGGCCATCGCCTCCCAGCCGATCGCCCGCTGGTTCGCAGGCGAGAGCGGGGGGATCGGACCGGCCGTGGCCAACTACGTCGGCGCCGCCGACAGCCACGACAAGCTGCCGGTACTCGTCGCGTACAACATCCCGCTCCGGGACGCGTGCGGCGGACACTCCTCCGGCGGCGCGGGCAGCGTGGCCGAGTACCGCACCTGGGTCTCCACCTTCGCGGCCGCGGTGGGCGACCGCCCCGCCGTGGTCGTCATCGAGCCGGACGCCCTGTCGGACTTCAGCTGCCTGACCAGCACACAGATCAGCGACCGAATCGCGATGCTCGCTTACGCCAGCCAGATGTTCCAGCAGAAGGCACCCAACACCTGGGCCTACCTCGACGCCGGACACACCAACTGGGTCGCCCCGGCGACCATGGCGAGCCGACTGAACTCCGCGGGCGTGCGCAACATCCGCGGCTACTCCCTGAACGTCTCGAACTTCTACACCACCGCATCCTCGGAGACCTACGGCAACTCGATCAACTCGGCCCTCGGCGGCGGCTCCCACTTCGTCGTGGACACCAGCCGCAACGGCAACGGCTCCAACGGCGAGTGGTGCAACCCGGCCGGGCGCAAACTCGGCGTCACCGCGCGCGTGGGCGGGGGCGAGGACCTGCTGCTGTGGGTCAAGACACCGGGCAACTCCGACGGGGAGTGCGGTATCGCCCCGACGGTCCCCGCCGGACAGTTCAGCCCCGCGATCGCCGTCCGGCTGATCGACGGCACGTGA